The Caenorhabditis elegans chromosome I genome includes the window aagaataaaataattcaaaaatttagtactggggggagtggtttcctgggtctcctgaacattttttccactaaagttttgcggaatgtatttttgattcatagtttttgattttatttaatggaAGATAAAGTTTCGTCGCATTAGAAATActctgccaagagatattatttttattaattttcaggccaaaacttgtttttttctacaaatcgACCGGTTTACGAGGTATAGCCCTCAATTGTACGTCTCCTTTTTGGGAAATCAATAATGAGTacaatcctgtaataaaattttcaacaattcgtTTTCCCGCTGACATATCAGTAataaacggttttcgaacgccttttctcaaaatgtaattattgaagaaagcggAGTCGAAAAACGACTCCCTCCAGAAAATTCCCTTCTCTACATCCCAGTTTGAGGTGTCTCCCgcatggccgagtggttaTTGCGTATgtctcagaaattttggtagttggtTCAATTCTGCCAactgacaaacttttttgttttttgtgagtaatcgggattcgaatagaaatactcgattttatacaaaatatgggtaCGTCTCCCCTAATACAAAGcctcctcaaacttcaatcaatcaaaactcagcTTTAACTGATTTATCGGGTGCttctgtttttggtcaaaccgaACTCAAAAACTAAGAAGACTCCCATTGacctactgaaattttcacaaaccctctaacaggttcgaggcgaagccgagaacctacgcccggcaaggggactcgccttacaccccctacaactggcgggcccgctagtcaaaaattgagaaaaatcaagttcATGGAGCAGGAAGTTATTTAAACTCGGGTATTCTTGgcagttttaaaatataaaaatatatatatatatatatatcaaagaaaaataacatttagtACAAAGCAAACATAACTGGggcctttaaaatttttatccaaatttttatgGGGAATTGAACAGAACAtagcaataaaaaaagaacaaaacgaACGATAAAGATTGAGAAGaatttcaactattttcaaactgaaaacttcTAGTGAATCAATAAGATTCAGTCAATCTGGCCAGTCCAGCTGGTAGGataaaaagtaacaaaaacaCAGGGATTCAATGATTTCATGATTATGATTAAAACATCTTGCTGACGTTGATTTTGTCGGAATTTCCGAGAAGACCATTGATAGACCAGGACTCCGACGAGTTTGAGTTCGAGAAATGAacactgaaaaacatttttaatctaaaattttaatttctcatcaaaaacGTACCTCATTTTTCCATTCGAGTCAGTGGTGATGGTCATCTTCATGTTCAGCTTAGCAACAGCcactggtggtggtggttgaGAAGGATTTGGAGAGTAAGAAGCAACGCTGAAAAGCCATTATTTTTACTTAgatctttaaaaactttcaaaacctCGGAGAAGCTGTAACTGTGGATGCATATGATCCGTTGGATGAATTGCAGCGGCTTGGTGGAAAAGGGTGGAACAGCTGTGGAGAGTTGTTGTAAacctgccgatttgccaacgACGGGATACGCGATTTGGAGCCGCTGGATGGAGCAGACCTACAATAAAcagtaaattattatttatttttaagtgaTATTTGATTATTACCCCTGGACAGATGTAGCTCTCGTATTAAGTTGAGGCTTTGAAGCAACATGTGTCGAGTTTGGAGTTCGGCGTGAAGCAGAAGTTATACTGAAAGTAGGTTACGACATGATTCGgttcaatatttaaatttaaaagtaccCATGATCAGTAGTGGTTCCATTGTTGGAAAGAGTTTTCTTGGTTGAACTTTGCGAGGGAGCCACACTTTGTGGCTTTTTCGCAGCTCTCCAGTTGACGACTTCAGTCCAGCCGCCGTATCTTTCCTTGTTCACCTGTTCGTAGGACTTCATTCTCACTTCTCGTTTCTCTTCCATCTTCTCCATTGGCTTACTCTCCTTCAGCCCAGACGCAGAAGTGACAGTTTCTTGAGAAGAGGTTGTCTTGATCGACATTTCAGACACTTCGGAGACACATGACGCGAATGAAGCATCGGAATTACTATTAGTATCGTCGTCGCAGACAAGTGGAGTCGAGCAGCGCAGATTGAGATCTTCAAAGTCGGAAATTGAACTGAATGTGACGGATGACTCTGTAGAAATCGACGGTGCGCGTCTTCTAAGTCCAGCTTTCAGCATTTCGGACTCTTTAGTTGTATCGAGTGATTCACAAGGAGTCACACTGGAAGAAATGAATGATAATAATATATATTCAACTTTATTAAATATTTACCTCTCAGAATTCACAGAAGAATCCGTAGCATTTGTCTTGTGGGAGCCGTCGTAGATAACACTGGAAGCTTAGAAATTATTTGCGAGTGATTTGTTCAATCTGAGTGCTCACTTAATCTTTCCGCCTCCATCGGTGGAAATCGTGAAAGTGACTGATGATTCTGCCATTATTGTCTCAGATTCGgtaaatttactgaaaattttgaagaaacctGTTCGACAAATTTGTAGGATCATGAAAGCTATATTAAACCGATATACATAGGAAAACAACGTTGAAAGTTGAGTAAATCAtgtaaaattcgaattaaaatttaaagatgtTCTATAATACACTCGGTCCACTAAGgtgaatagaaaaaagaaaacaaatataacaaaaaaaagtttgggcaaactttcgaaatttgatttcgtgcattttgtcgtagtGTTGGATGTACTGTACGCAAACACATGACAACGCCCGCgcgtttaaaaacatttacaaaaaaaattcatcagcGCCTAAATCGGTGGGTTTCGCTGATATTTCagttatttaaataattatttatagtattttaaaatcagaaataaCAAGATTGCCAATTGTGCATTCAGAAAGGGCAGAAAAATACGCCTGTAATCACCACCCACCCAGtagtttttgtgatatttcCGGAATATTTCGTCAATTTGTCGTAATTTCCTCATTTGCATCCCTAAATATATGACaaatcaatatattttatttattatttatatattccatatcttttcgcatttttccaaactttctcTTATAAACGTTTCGTAGCGCTCTGAAGTTCTTAAAATCGATTCATAAAACAACAAGTGATAAATAGTACCGAATGAGATTCATTCATTCTTCTCGAATGAGaaataaaatgtatatatCGTGATGATAACCAAACATAAAAGGGTTCAGTGAAGGGGGGTGTGGATCAATAAGGAGCATAAAAGTCAATCAATAACcgaaattttaatgatttttttgtagaatgaggagtggaaatttaaagaaaaagaaacgttTGTGGATAACATAGAGgtggttttcaaaaagtttgtgtTATACATATATTTGATGGATCTTCAAATCACGGGAAGAGAACATTTTGAGGTTGTTGATTTGGGGGAGGGGAAGaacgaaaataaataaattaatggtTCAGATGGGCGACATTTCACataaatttctttgaaacagatgatgatgatgatggggaagataaaacattttgggggagAGATGATaggcaaaacaaaaataattacatcGCCTCCaaaattggataaaattttaaggaaaaatcgacacaaaaacGACTTCCATTTCGTTGAATATACACGcatttcactgaaaacaaGAACTGACCCGCATTAtcacacagaaaaaaaaacaattgagatAGGTCATAGGATTTAAAATGGAACAAAACACTGGATAAGAGGCAAATGAGCTCACGAGTTTTCTAAAGCAGAATGGGCTCACTTGCttcttgataaaaattaaaatgaaatgaaaaagatcACAAAAGTGTTGGAGTTAGATCGAAATATGGAGATGGATGGAGCAACAAGGCGAGAGGTATGATTAGAAATGATATAAAAAAGGAACTACGATCATGCAACGGCTGTCGTCAGAGCACCATCATTTTGAGAAGCATCACCCAGTGTTCCGTTCGTTGAAACTGAAGATTTTGATTTATCGAATCCGTTGGAAAGATGGGCTCTTTTCGCTGGTGGCGGAGAACGGGattgctgaaattatttgatatattaaaaacatttctaaaaaatattgaaaacgcATTTCTAATTCCAGATCAAATTTATGGACCAAAAATGCGCGGC containing:
- the hpo-32 gene encoding Remorin_C domain-containing protein (Confirmed by transcript evidence), whose protein sequence is MAESSVTFTISTDGGGKINVIYDGSHKTNATDSSVNSESVTPCESLDTTKESEMLKAGLRRRAPSISTESSVTFSSISDFEDLNLRCSTPLVCDDDTNSNSDASFASCVSEVSEMSIKTTSSQETVTSASGLKESKPMEKMEEKREVRMKSYEQVNKERYGGWTEVVNWRAAKKPQSVAPSQSSTKKTLSNNGTTTDHGITSASRRTPNSTHVASKPQLNTRATSVQGSAPSSGSKSRIPSLANRQVYNNSPQLFHPFPPSRCNSSNGSYASTVTASPSVASYSPNPSQPPPPVAVAKLNMKMTITTDSNGKMSVHFSNSNSSESWSINGLLGNSDKINVSKMF